The Desulfovibrio subterraneus genome has a segment encoding these proteins:
- a CDS encoding ABC transporter permease, whose protein sequence is MLDDFTFIAKIAMKSSVAVCFAALGEIYAERSGVLNLGVEGMMLMGALAGVAAGSATGNPVLATLGGMAVGGLLALLHAFFAITLRVNQTLSGLALTILGAGLSSFLGRAYIGKAALRMKVYVVPYLSDIPVIGDIFFKQTPLVYLAYILVPLGAWLLFRTRLGLKIRAVGEDAASADAVGVNVAAIRYGCTVFGGCMAGLGGAYLSLAYTPGWKENMTMGQGWIAIAMVIFATWYPLRAFLGALLFGGLTALQFFFQATGVELIPINVLRMFPYLATILVLIVVMRLDRTQGRGAAPAALGVPFSREG, encoded by the coding sequence ATGCTCGACGACTTTACCTTCATAGCCAAAATCGCCATGAAATCCTCCGTGGCCGTATGCTTTGCCGCCCTCGGCGAAATCTACGCCGAACGCAGCGGCGTGCTGAACCTCGGCGTGGAAGGCATGATGCTCATGGGCGCACTGGCAGGCGTTGCCGCCGGTTCCGCCACCGGCAACCCCGTGCTGGCCACACTCGGCGGCATGGCTGTCGGCGGCCTGCTGGCCCTGCTGCACGCCTTTTTTGCCATCACCCTGCGGGTTAACCAGACCCTTTCCGGCCTTGCGCTGACCATCCTCGGCGCGGGCCTTTCCAGCTTTCTCGGCCGTGCCTACATCGGCAAGGCCGCGCTGCGCATGAAGGTCTACGTGGTGCCATACCTCAGCGATATTCCGGTCATCGGCGACATTTTCTTCAAGCAGACGCCGCTGGTCTATCTTGCCTACATCCTCGTACCGCTGGGCGCATGGCTGCTCTTCCGCACCCGGCTGGGCCTCAAAATCCGCGCCGTGGGCGAGGACGCCGCCTCTGCAGACGCCGTGGGCGTGAACGTGGCCGCCATCCGCTACGGCTGCACGGTTTTCGGCGGCTGCATGGCGGGTCTTGGCGGTGCCTATCTCTCGCTGGCCTACACGCCGGGCTGGAAGGAAAACATGACCATGGGACAGGGCTGGATAGCCATTGCCATGGTCATCTTCGCCACATGGTACCCCTTGCGCGCCTTTCTCGGTGCACTGCTTTTCGGCGGGCTGACCGCGCTGCAATTCTTCTTTCAGGCGACGGGCGTGGAACTTATTCCCATAAACGTGCTGCGCATGTTCCCCTATCTTGCTACAATACTGGTACTCATCGTGGTGATGCGACTTGACCGTACACAAGGACGCGGGGCCGCTCCGGCTGCGCTCGGCGTTCCATTCAGCCGGGAGGGCTGA
- a CDS encoding ABC transporter permease, whose protein sequence is MLLLEKRHTRLKHEGLLTAAIALGTALVAGAIVMAGYGANPFAAYAAMFKGALGSGFGLSEVVVKAIPLTLTGLAVALCATMLLWNIGCEGQFVMGGIGAAGAVMYLGPVLPAPLLLPAVVLCGALFGALWALVPACLRVWGNVSEILTTLLLNYVAIIMMEHLYYGPWRDPNGMGFPGTPLFPPAAMLPRFGDTRIHLGLLLALVLVIAFHYLLSRSKWGFSVRIIGNGPKAAAYAGLNVPRQTLLVMGLSGALAGLAGMGEAAAIHYRLQDGFASGYGYDGIIVACLAALQPRLVPFCALLLGVFIVGGEQLATAMQLPASISRILEGALLFGFLLSETISRYHIKWAGRKAV, encoded by the coding sequence ATGCTGCTGCTTGAAAAACGTCATACCCGCCTGAAGCATGAAGGCCTGCTCACCGCCGCCATTGCGCTCGGCACCGCCCTTGTTGCGGGAGCCATTGTCATGGCCGGTTACGGTGCCAACCCCTTTGCGGCCTATGCGGCCATGTTCAAGGGGGCGCTCGGCTCGGGATTCGGTCTTTCCGAGGTGGTGGTCAAGGCCATTCCGCTCACCCTGACCGGCCTTGCCGTGGCCCTGTGCGCCACCATGCTGCTGTGGAACATCGGCTGTGAAGGCCAGTTTGTCATGGGGGGCATAGGCGCCGCCGGTGCTGTCATGTATCTCGGCCCCGTGCTGCCCGCCCCGCTGCTTCTGCCTGCCGTTGTGCTGTGCGGTGCGCTGTTCGGCGCTTTGTGGGCACTCGTTCCTGCCTGCCTGCGGGTGTGGGGCAATGTGAGCGAGATTCTCACCACCCTGCTGCTCAACTATGTGGCCATCATCATGATGGAGCACCTGTACTACGGCCCGTGGCGCGACCCCAACGGCATGGGGTTCCCCGGCACGCCGCTGTTTCCGCCCGCTGCCATGCTGCCACGCTTCGGTGATACGCGCATCCATCTCGGCCTGCTGCTCGCGCTGGTGCTGGTCATCGCCTTCCACTACCTGCTTTCCCGCTCCAAATGGGGTTTTTCTGTCCGCATCATCGGCAACGGCCCAAAGGCTGCAGCCTATGCAGGGCTTAACGTACCCCGCCAGACTCTGCTGGTCATGGGCCTGAGCGGTGCGCTCGCCGGTCTTGCTGGCATGGGAGAAGCTGCGGCCATACACTACCGCCTGCAGGACGGCTTTGCCTCCGGCTACGGCTACGACGGCATCATCGTCGCCTGCCTCGCCGCTTTGCAGCCGCGCCTCGTCCCCTTCTGTGCCCTGCTGCTCGGCGTCTTCATCGTAGGCGGCGAACAGCTCGCCACGGCCATGCAACTACCCGCATCCATCAGCCGCATACTCGAAGGTGCGTTGCTCTTCGGCTTTCTGCTCAGCGAGACCATCAGCCGCTACCACATCAAATGGGCCGGCAGAAAGGCCGTATAG
- a CDS encoding ABC transporter ATP-binding protein, with the protein MNDEAVKPPCTVTPERALPLLECVGIAKRFGPVLANSGVDLTVHAGQIVAILGENGAGKSTLMSVIAGRYRPDEGELRLDGRPVHFTSPAQALQRGIGMVYQRFMLIGPLTVAENILLAADAARMKDEKRHTLATVTARITELAERYGLQVDPRARIRDLSMGERQRVEILKLLVQDARILIFDEPTAVLAQPEVEGLFEVFRKLKADGRGILFITHKLEEVLSAADRIAILRRGRIVAQTEPCKINNKLELARLMVGRELVLRVDKPDIPLGETVFEARGLSSPAFEDIRFAVRKGEVFSIVGVAGNGQEALAEAVAGTVAAASGSVAFMGREFSAREWHASRDRQNAGGIAYVPEDRHHIGSIAGMGLRENFFLTRRDAAGDGPWLDAERMEQETREAINRFNIVTHNTATLAGSLSGGNLQKLLLAREMARNPGLFIAEQPTQGLDIKATEDVWAAILAQREHSGVLIVTGDLKEALSLSDRIGVMFRGRLLDIIDTRDAERVERIGLLMAGTVQG; encoded by the coding sequence ATGAACGACGAAGCCGTGAAGCCGCCCTGTACGGTAACACCGGAACGCGCCCTGCCCCTGCTCGAATGCGTGGGCATTGCCAAACGTTTCGGCCCGGTGCTCGCCAACAGCGGCGTGGACCTGACCGTGCACGCAGGCCAGATTGTGGCCATTCTCGGCGAAAACGGCGCAGGCAAGTCCACCCTCATGTCCGTCATCGCGGGCCGCTACCGGCCCGACGAGGGCGAGCTGCGGCTGGACGGTCGGCCCGTGCACTTCACATCGCCCGCGCAGGCGCTGCAACGCGGCATAGGCATGGTGTATCAGCGCTTCATGCTCATCGGCCCACTCACTGTGGCGGAGAACATTCTGCTCGCCGCCGATGCCGCACGCATGAAGGACGAAAAGCGCCACACCCTTGCCACCGTCACCGCACGTATAACCGAGCTGGCAGAACGCTACGGCCTGCAGGTTGATCCCAGGGCGCGCATCCGCGATCTGTCCATGGGCGAACGGCAGCGGGTGGAAATTCTTAAGCTGCTGGTGCAGGACGCCCGCATACTCATCTTTGACGAACCCACGGCCGTGCTTGCCCAGCCGGAGGTGGAAGGCCTGTTTGAGGTCTTCCGCAAGCTCAAGGCGGACGGTCGCGGCATTCTGTTCATCACCCACAAGCTGGAAGAAGTGCTCAGCGCTGCAGACCGCATTGCCATACTCCGGCGCGGACGCATCGTTGCGCAGACCGAACCCTGCAAGATCAACAACAAGCTTGAGCTGGCCCGCCTCATGGTCGGCCGCGAGCTGGTGCTGCGGGTGGACAAGCCGGACATCCCTCTTGGGGAAACAGTGTTCGAGGCACGCGGCCTGAGCAGTCCCGCCTTTGAGGATATCCGCTTTGCCGTGCGCAAGGGCGAGGTCTTCTCTATTGTGGGCGTGGCCGGCAACGGGCAGGAAGCCCTTGCGGAAGCCGTGGCCGGTACGGTCGCTGCCGCATCGGGCAGCGTGGCCTTCATGGGCCGCGAATTTTCTGCGCGCGAATGGCACGCATCCCGCGACAGGCAGAACGCCGGAGGCATAGCCTATGTGCCGGAAGACAGACACCACATAGGCAGCATTGCCGGTATGGGACTGCGCGAGAACTTTTTCCTCACCCGCCGCGATGCGGCAGGCGACGGCCCGTGGCTGGATGCGGAACGCATGGAGCAGGAAACCCGCGAGGCCATAAACCGCTTCAACATCGTCACGCACAACACGGCCACGCTGGCAGGCTCACTTTCCGGTGGCAATCTGCAAAAGCTGCTTCTGGCCCGCGAAATGGCACGCAACCCCGGCCTGTTCATTGCCGAACAGCCCACACAGGGGCTGGATATCAAGGCCACGGAAGACGTGTGGGCCGCGATTCTGGCACAGCGGGAACATTCCGGCGTGCTCATTGTCACCGGCGACCTGAAAGAGGCCCTTTCCCTGTCCGACCGCATAGGCGTGATGTTCCGTGGCAGGCTTCTGGATATTATCGACACACGCGACGCAGAGCGCGTGGAACGCATCGGCCTGCTCATGGCTGGCACGGTGCAGGGCTGA
- a CDS encoding phosphoribosyltransferase family protein produces MDVLQGLDSGEKYRWEVPGLPYAVELPLVRVPADGKILKIASLNLVGQVRLNRDIGVLLAKKIRDVVGDLTDVVLLTVVEKGLQLAQVVAEELGLEAMAVAYNRVKPHMEADRRPVLQIGASSITSGGKFLALYERDMNLLARGKRFILLDDVVSTGGTIFSLADLLEEVMRLKQLPAPTISAIFCAAIEGEQSPLLPASVHSVGVLPKPILETA; encoded by the coding sequence ATGGACGTATTACAGGGACTCGATTCCGGTGAGAAATACCGCTGGGAAGTACCCGGCCTGCCCTACGCGGTGGAACTGCCGCTGGTGCGCGTACCCGCCGACGGCAAAATTCTGAAGATTGCCTCGCTCAACCTTGTGGGTCAGGTGCGCCTGAACCGCGACATCGGCGTGCTGCTGGCAAAGAAAATACGTGACGTGGTGGGTGATCTTACCGACGTGGTGCTGCTCACCGTGGTGGAAAAAGGCCTGCAACTGGCACAGGTAGTGGCCGAAGAGCTTGGCCTTGAAGCCATGGCCGTGGCCTACAACCGCGTGAAGCCCCACATGGAGGCCGACCGCCGACCCGTGCTGCAGATCGGTGCATCCTCCATCACCAGCGGCGGCAAGTTCCTTGCCCTGTATGAACGCGACATGAACCTGCTGGCACGCGGCAAGCGCTTCATCCTGCTGGATGACGTGGTTTCCACCGGCGGCACCATTTTCAGTCTGGCCGACCTGCTCGAAGAGGTCATGCGCCTCAAGCAGCTGCCCGCGCCCACCATCAGCGCCATTTTCTGCGCCGCCATCGAGGGCGAGCAGTCTCCTCTGCTGCCCGCGTCCGTCCATTCCGTGGGCGTGCTGCCCAAGCCGATACTGGAGACCGCATAG
- a CDS encoding BMP family ABC transporter substrate-binding protein codes for MIKRIITVLMAAALLACAALPAMAQAAKVKVAFAMLGTVDDRGWNTAHSKGIDYLKAQLGDQIELSITENVGPQDAERVIRNYAQQGYDIIFGNSFPHMDAIERVAAEYPNIKFEHCSGYKMAANLSNYFVRLYQAEYLAGYTAGLMGFKNVGTVATHPIPEPIRGINAFTIGLKKGLTEAGVKFDPKKVNTVVWMKSWEDPIKETTLAETLAGRGHDLIRQMADTPESSLAACSQGVPAIGYGTDAASFGADCVLTSTTVNWGPYYVATIKSVIDGTWKAQAYWGGFDKDGVRLAPFNKAVPADVQAKVNAEMAKLQKGEDHIFAGPVVDQSGKVTIPAGSQATDGDLLSMMYLIEGVSGSIPQ; via the coding sequence ATGATCAAGCGTATTATCACCGTTCTTATGGCCGCGGCACTGCTTGCATGCGCCGCGCTTCCCGCCATGGCGCAGGCCGCCAAGGTAAAGGTTGCCTTTGCCATGCTCGGCACCGTAGATGACCGGGGCTGGAACACCGCCCACAGCAAGGGCATTGATTACCTGAAGGCACAGCTCGGCGACCAGATCGAACTGTCCATCACCGAAAACGTGGGTCCGCAGGATGCAGAGCGCGTCATCCGCAACTATGCTCAGCAGGGTTACGACATCATCTTCGGCAACTCCTTCCCGCACATGGACGCCATTGAGCGCGTCGCTGCCGAATACCCCAACATCAAGTTCGAACACTGCTCCGGCTACAAGATGGCCGCCAACCTCAGCAACTATTTCGTGCGCCTCTATCAGGCTGAATACCTTGCAGGCTACACCGCCGGTCTCATGGGCTTCAAGAACGTGGGCACCGTGGCTACCCACCCCATTCCCGAACCCATCCGTGGCATTAACGCCTTCACCATCGGCCTGAAGAAGGGCCTGACGGAAGCCGGTGTGAAATTCGACCCCAAGAAGGTCAACACCGTTGTCTGGATGAAGTCGTGGGAAGATCCCATCAAGGAAACCACCCTTGCCGAAACCCTTGCCGGTCGCGGTCATGACCTTATCCGCCAGATGGCAGACACCCCCGAAAGCTCCCTTGCCGCCTGCTCTCAGGGCGTTCCCGCCATCGGCTACGGCACGGACGCAGCTTCGTTCGGTGCCGACTGCGTGCTGACCTCCACCACGGTGAACTGGGGCCCCTACTACGTAGCCACCATCAAGTCCGTCATCGACGGCACCTGGAAGGCACAGGCTTACTGGGGCGGCTTTGACAAGGACGGCGTGCGCCTTGCTCCCTTCAACAAGGCAGTGCCCGCCGACGTGCAGGCCAAGGTGAATGCCGAAATGGCCAAGCTGCAGAAGGGTGAAGACCACATCTTCGCCGGTCCCGTTGTGGATCAGTCCGGCAAGGTCACCATCCCTGCCGGTTCTCAGGCCACCGACGGCGACCTGCTCAGCATGATGTACCTCATCGAGGGCGTGAGCGGCAGCATCCCGCAATAG
- a CDS encoding VOC family protein, translated as MSFTFEGPAVIVRNIPASRHFYETLLQQEVAFSVAENYVSYKGKFSIWYEGSASAMIHERSRSLSTPAPEALELFELYFETTDLDAAWNALSKAHIPVVHGIREQPWGQRCFRVKDPDDYIVELAEPMPVVVRRCLDSGMSVEETAARTMLPADVVEAMKG; from the coding sequence ATGTCCTTTACATTCGAAGGCCCTGCCGTCATCGTGCGCAATATTCCCGCATCGCGCCATTTTTACGAAACACTGCTGCAGCAGGAAGTGGCGTTCAGCGTGGCTGAGAACTACGTCAGCTACAAGGGCAAGTTCTCCATATGGTATGAGGGCTCTGCTTCGGCCATGATCCACGAACGCAGCCGTTCTCTGTCAACACCAGCACCCGAAGCGCTGGAGCTGTTTGAGCTGTATTTCGAAACGACCGACCTTGATGCGGCATGGAACGCACTCAGCAAGGCGCATATTCCCGTGGTGCACGGCATACGCGAACAACCGTGGGGCCAGCGCTGCTTTCGCGTGAAAGATCCGGACGACTACATCGTGGAGCTTGCGGAGCCTATGCCGGTTGTTGTACGGCGTTGCCTTGATTCCGGCATGTCAGTGGAAGAAACCGCAGCGCGCACCATGCTTCCCGCCGACGTGGTTGAGGCTATGAAGGGATAA
- a CDS encoding helix-turn-helix domain-containing protein, which yields MKWPDTDSAAPQPAPYQDETDAMPDQHENIAIRSLTRRVPDRRYRQYAPCPQLAPYVLCYWSMRTDADISDSTRVRVVPDGCVDVVFDPGGVLTPVFNQEADPAGPPSEVPCHQGDATDYFALTIPKVPSRHTDQTGQTYQVGQHDQTGHDRPPVRAPRPASSPAVFLTGIMRQSMIIGYTAPGTSFGIRFRPAGAGVFLRLPVHETTELRLSLHDVLPDLAARLEDALLLSPANMSPIVTHLEQALLHRLTAIKEADPLAHAAVSLFAADRGTRDIAATAAHLGTSTRQLERSFAHHVGLSPKQFCRILRLHKVLHLLRNNPASVRWSSVAAECGFADQSHLVREMQSLFGLTPSALQREHEHVAFIQYTMPDLR from the coding sequence GTGAAATGGCCAGATACAGACAGTGCAGCCCCCCAGCCTGCCCCTTATCAGGACGAAACCGACGCCATGCCCGACCAGCACGAAAACATCGCCATACGCAGCCTGACCCGCAGAGTACCAGACCGCCGTTACCGGCAGTATGCCCCCTGCCCGCAGCTTGCGCCCTATGTGCTGTGCTACTGGTCCATGCGGACGGACGCAGACATAAGCGACAGCACCAGGGTGCGGGTGGTGCCGGACGGCTGCGTCGATGTTGTATTCGACCCCGGCGGCGTGCTCACGCCTGTATTTAACCAGGAAGCCGACCCGGCGGGTCCGCCAAGCGAGGTTCCTTGCCATCAGGGAGACGCGACAGACTATTTCGCTCTCACAATTCCGAAGGTTCCGTCCAGGCACACCGACCAGACCGGCCAGACCTACCAGGTCGGCCAACACGATCAGACCGGCCACGACAGGCCGCCCGTCCGCGCCCCACGCCCCGCGTCATCCCCCGCCGTCTTTCTCACCGGCATCATGCGGCAGAGCATGATCATCGGCTACACAGCGCCGGGCACGTCTTTCGGCATCCGCTTCCGGCCTGCCGGAGCCGGAGTCTTTCTGCGCCTTCCGGTTCATGAAACAACCGAACTGCGCCTCTCCCTGCACGATGTGCTGCCCGACCTTGCCGCACGACTGGAAGACGCCCTGCTGCTGTCTCCGGCAAACATGAGCCCCATTGTAACCCACCTGGAACAGGCCCTGCTTCACCGGCTGACCGCCATCAAAGAAGCCGACCCGCTCGCGCACGCCGCCGTCTCCCTGTTCGCAGCAGACCGCGGCACACGCGATATCGCCGCCACGGCAGCGCATCTGGGCACAAGCACACGGCAGCTCGAGCGCAGTTTCGCCCACCATGTGGGTCTTTCTCCCAAACAGTTCTGCCGCATCCTGCGTCTGCACAAGGTGCTGCACCTTCTCAGGAACAACCCTGCCTCCGTCCGCTGGAGCAGCGTGGCGGCAGAATGCGGTTTTGCCGATCAATCCCACCTTGTCCGCGAAATGCAGTCCCTTTTCGGGCTCACTCCTTCTGCGCTGCAACGCGAGCATGAGCATGTCGCATTTATTCAATACACCATGCCCGATTTGCGATAA
- a CDS encoding HD domain-containing phosphohydrolase, producing the protein MAESRTSTQATGSVMRGRIILFGACLLAMTIVASTTLAMLSINSEEEELVSTLARQQELLSHSRAEVVETWLASLAEQGERLINADMFRLFTMEVNGLGNDLTPLLTPGNKSDEGSMLAQQLPMMRSLLSEFASYAGFVSGRIINTSGQTYIATDAATTPLSPLQAEYVKATLASKSPHFAPARMGTNGLTLDMFLPIFPPQFTEGKDAPVAVLMLSRIVSGKIGEFIASSPLADSTLRTRLIQRTGDTFEEVAPWLPEGLRKLTLLPQTLGESNAIPFGVRPSLDGTGEAYSSAYKLPTIDWWIMQEADYTKARSVFVAYSRSIIIIAVLVTLALALLIGGLWWFLIGVENKQTAEKFKQLADTIDDQRLLLDSVNNTITDFIALKAPDGSYMYVNPAFAAAVGRPLEEMIGLDDAAIFGFETARRLKKSDELVHFSGQSVTINETLFLQSRKYHMQISKVPFCDADRCDGIVSVFRDVTEAVEAQDRNKRVVKQTVEALVNTIEHTDPYLGGHTRMLCALSAEVAKAMSMTETEIATVEAAANLSQVGKMFVPKDILNKPGLLTDEEKEQMERHVEHARDVLKNIDFDLPVVEAIYQMNERLDGSGYPMGLKDGDIMTAAKVLGLTNAFCALVRPRSYRPAKPVAAALEIMEDQQSHYDPQVIAKLKEVLNSPAGEKIIANIPAA; encoded by the coding sequence ATGGCAGAATCCAGAACATCGACACAGGCGACCGGCAGCGTCATGAGAGGCAGGATCATCCTCTTCGGCGCATGCCTGCTCGCAATGACCATCGTGGCATCGACAACGCTCGCGATGCTCAGCATCAACAGCGAAGAAGAGGAGCTTGTCTCCACCCTTGCCCGACAGCAGGAGCTGCTTTCGCACAGCAGGGCCGAAGTTGTTGAAACATGGCTCGCCAGCCTTGCGGAACAGGGAGAGCGGCTCATCAATGCCGACATGTTCCGGCTCTTCACCATGGAGGTGAACGGGCTGGGCAACGATCTTACCCCCCTGCTCACCCCCGGCAACAAGAGTGACGAGGGTTCCATGCTGGCACAGCAACTGCCCATGATGCGCAGCCTGCTTTCGGAATTTGCCAGCTACGCGGGCTTTGTCTCCGGCCGCATCATCAACACCTCGGGGCAGACCTACATTGCCACGGATGCGGCCACAACGCCCCTGTCACCTCTGCAAGCGGAATATGTGAAGGCCACACTGGCATCCAAGAGTCCCCACTTTGCTCCGGCACGGATGGGTACCAACGGCCTGACGCTGGACATGTTCCTGCCCATCTTCCCTCCGCAGTTCACCGAAGGCAAGGACGCTCCCGTGGCCGTGCTCATGCTGTCACGCATCGTGTCCGGCAAGATAGGCGAATTCATCGCCTCTTCTCCGCTGGCAGACAGCACCCTGCGAACCCGCCTCATCCAGAGGACCGGAGACACCTTTGAAGAGGTGGCACCATGGCTCCCCGAAGGGCTGCGCAAGCTCACCCTGCTGCCCCAGACCCTGGGCGAGAGCAACGCCATTCCCTTTGGCGTGCGCCCCTCGCTGGACGGCACGGGCGAAGCGTATTCCAGTGCCTACAAACTGCCCACCATTGACTGGTGGATCATGCAGGAGGCCGACTACACCAAGGCGCGCTCTGTCTTTGTTGCATACAGCCGCAGTATCATCATCATTGCGGTGCTGGTCACGCTGGCGCTGGCGCTGCTCATTGGCGGCCTGTGGTGGTTCCTCATCGGTGTTGAAAACAAGCAGACCGCCGAAAAGTTCAAGCAGCTTGCAGATACCATCGACGATCAACGCCTGCTGCTTGATTCCGTCAACAACACCATTACGGACTTTATCGCCCTCAAGGCACCGGACGGTTCCTACATGTATGTGAACCCCGCTTTTGCCGCAGCCGTGGGGCGTCCTCTTGAAGAGATGATCGGGCTGGACGATGCCGCCATATTCGGCTTTGAAACAGCGCGCAGACTGAAGAAGTCGGACGAACTGGTCCACTTCTCCGGCCAGTCCGTCACCATCAACGAAACGCTCTTCCTGCAGTCACGCAAGTACCACATGCAGATTTCCAAGGTACCCTTCTGCGATGCCGACCGCTGCGACGGCATTGTGTCCGTGTTCCGCGACGTGACCGAGGCCGTGGAAGCGCAGGACCGCAACAAGCGGGTCGTCAAGCAGACGGTGGAAGCGCTGGTAAACACCATCGAACATACCGACCCGTATCTGGGCGGCCACACCAGAATGCTGTGCGCCCTTTCCGCAGAGGTGGCAAAGGCCATGAGCATGACCGAGACGGAAATCGCCACCGTGGAGGCTGCCGCCAACCTCTCGCAGGTGGGCAAGATGTTCGTGCCCAAGGACATTCTCAACAAGCCCGGCCTGCTCACGGATGAAGAAAAGGAACAGATGGAACGTCATGTGGAGCACGCCCGCGATGTGCTCAAGAACATAGACTTCGACCTTCCCGTAGTGGAGGCCATCTACCAGATGAACGAACGCCTTGACGGCAGCGGCTACCCCATGGGCCTGAAGGATGGCGATATCATGACCGCCGCCAAGGTTCTGGGCCTTACCAACGCCTTCTGCGCGCTTGTGCGCCCCCGCTCATACCGCCCTGCAAAGCCCGTGGCTGCGGCGCTGGAAATCATGGAAGACCAGCAGAGCCACTACGACCCGCAGGTTATTGCCAAGCTCAAGGAAGTGCTCAACTCCCCTGCCGGCGAAAAGATCATCGCCAACATCCCCGCGGCCTAG